In a genomic window of Gloeocapsopsis dulcis:
- a CDS encoding CHAD domain-containing protein, which translates to MITSTNKAHTLGDWASLAIQKHFEKFLKHEANVLKDKHPEDLHQMRVGMRRLRSAITGFAPAIDLPKSAQEKKIGNIARTLGKLRDLDVLHEALEKKYQPTLPGKEKKSLDKVLNQLDKQRTQAFAQVKTTLESDAYQSLKQSLTKWLNKPSYKRIAQMPIQEVLPDLLLPQISELLLHPGWLVGAEVKDGEIHILEGLSPATVEQHLADDGNLLHSLRKEAKRTRYQMEVLDDFYGETYNTYLEEVKRIQSILGQIQDSFILSEFMTDSLRSDMKNHLPNLANQLTGANYQSWQEWQSIHQRYLNPETRTNFRAMILQPNIEA; encoded by the coding sequence ATGATTACAAGTACAAACAAAGCTCATACTCTAGGAGACTGGGCATCCTTAGCAATTCAGAAACACTTTGAGAAGTTTCTCAAACACGAAGCGAACGTACTTAAAGACAAGCATCCTGAAGACTTGCACCAAATGCGTGTGGGGATGCGCCGCCTCCGCAGTGCCATAACTGGGTTTGCGCCAGCAATCGACTTACCAAAATCAGCACAAGAAAAAAAAATTGGTAATATTGCTCGCACCTTGGGTAAATTACGCGACCTAGATGTATTGCACGAAGCATTAGAAAAAAAATATCAGCCTACTCTACCTGGAAAAGAAAAGAAATCCCTCGACAAAGTCCTCAACCAGCTAGATAAACAACGTACTCAAGCGTTTGCTCAAGTCAAAACAACTTTAGAAAGCGACGCTTACCAGTCACTCAAGCAGTCTTTAACAAAATGGCTCAATAAGCCTTCTTACAAGAGAATTGCTCAAATGCCAATTCAAGAAGTACTGCCAGATTTATTGTTACCGCAAATCAGTGAATTACTACTGCATCCTGGTTGGTTAGTCGGTGCTGAAGTTAAAGACGGCGAAATTCATATCCTAGAAGGTCTTTCACCTGCAACAGTAGAACAGCACTTAGCAGATGATGGCAACCTTCTTCACAGTTTACGCAAAGAAGCGAAACGTACTCGCTACCAAATGGAAGTCCTTGATGACTTTTACGGCGAGACTTACAATACCTATCTCGAAGAAGTCAAACGAATTCAAAGTATTTTAGGTCAGATTCAAGACAGCTTTATTTTGTCTGAGTTTATGACCGATTCTTTGCGTTCAGACATGAAAAATCATTTGCCCAACTTGGCAAATCAACTCACAGGTGCAAACTACCAATCATGGCAAGAGTGGCAAAGTATCCATCAGCGGTACTTGAATCCTGAAACAAGAACTAACTTTCGGGCAATGATTTTGCAGCCCAACATCGAAGCATAA
- a CDS encoding DUF3616 domain-containing protein produces MLNTDNSNQIILRFEDEFREHRKDLSAVRLTSDNYLWLGSDETSSIERLTYNSELKLFKDHKQFQIKDFIDLPAPEDQEIDIEGMAYIEPYLWFVGSHSWKRKKPKPDKTNEKNVSRLTKLESEPNRYLLGRIPLINGELHKTFTQEGAETLTASKLEITPRGNLLMDALANDPHLGSYIGAAIPGKENGFDIEGLAIYENRIYLGMRGPVLRGWAVILEIKLENSNPETLILKSIGAEGKQYKKHFIDLNGLGIRDLCLDGEDLLVLAGPTMDLDGPVRIYCLEQGVHLPENSLSQPQIELDIPYGDGDDHAEGITLIDDIDSAHSLLVLYDAPAPSRLQGEGDVVADIFHLKL; encoded by the coding sequence ATGTTAAATACTGATAATTCAAACCAAATCATTCTTCGCTTTGAAGATGAATTTAGAGAGCATAGAAAAGACCTTTCAGCAGTACGCTTAACCTCTGATAATTATTTATGGTTGGGTTCAGATGAAACATCATCAATTGAGCGGCTAACCTATAATTCAGAGCTAAAATTATTTAAAGATCATAAGCAATTTCAAATCAAAGATTTTATAGATCTACCGGCACCAGAAGATCAAGAAATTGATATAGAAGGAATGGCTTATATAGAACCTTATTTATGGTTTGTTGGTTCTCATAGTTGGAAACGCAAAAAGCCCAAACCTGATAAAACAAACGAAAAAAACGTGTCTCGCCTCACAAAGTTAGAGTCAGAGCCAAATCGTTATTTACTTGGACGAATTCCTTTAATCAACGGTGAATTACATAAAACTTTTACTCAAGAAGGTGCTGAAACACTCACCGCTAGCAAGTTAGAAATTACGCCACGCGGCAATTTATTAATGGATGCCTTAGCCAACGATCCACACTTAGGTTCCTATATAGGTGCAGCTATTCCAGGAAAAGAAAATGGATTTGATATTGAAGGCTTAGCTATTTATGAAAATCGCATTTATTTAGGAATGCGGGGTCCAGTGTTACGTGGTTGGGCTGTGATATTGGAGATTAAATTAGAAAATAGTAATCCAGAGACCTTAATTTTAAAATCAATTGGCGCAGAAGGAAAACAGTATAAAAAACATTTTATTGACCTTAATGGGTTAGGAATTCGGGATTTGTGTTTAGATGGGGAAGATTTATTAGTACTAGCAGGACCAACAATGGATTTAGATGGTCCTGTAAGAATATATTGTTTAGAGCAGGGCGTACATTTACCTGAAAATAGCTTGTCACAACCCCAAATCGAGTTAGATATTCCCTATGGAGATGGAGACGATCATGCCGAAGGAATAACTTTAATTGATGATATTGATTCTGCTCATTCTTTGCTAGTGCTGTATGATGCACCAGCGCCATCTCGTTTACAAGGAGAAGGAGACGTAGTTGCAGATATATTTCATCTTAAACTTTAA
- a CDS encoding DUF6597 domain-containing transcriptional factor, producing MIYYTYIPRSPLSQFVEFFWFREGYNVPQAQARLLPTGSMELVINLRENSIPLFDRCSRVQYGNARGSMICGAHSESFIINVDSKVRVMGVHFRAGGGIPFFAVPAGELHNQILSLDELWNYRATELRDRLLEASTIQTRFVVLEQFLLSLIRLPERHASVDFALREFERSHSSTVSTVTEQIGFSARHFNRLFRDRVGLSPKLFCRVQRLRQVLNLLSKKSSADWIDIALSCGYFDQAHFIHDFRSFADCTPTDYLKYRGLHPQHIVLPN from the coding sequence ATGATTTACTACACCTATATTCCGCGATCGCCGCTATCGCAGTTTGTGGAGTTTTTTTGGTTTCGGGAAGGGTATAACGTACCGCAGGCACAAGCGCGCTTGCTGCCAACTGGTTCAATGGAATTAGTCATTAACTTGCGCGAAAACTCAATTCCTCTATTTGATCGATGTAGTCGAGTACAGTACGGCAATGCACGCGGGAGCATGATTTGTGGAGCGCATTCCGAAAGCTTCATTATTAATGTTGACAGTAAAGTTCGCGTGATGGGTGTCCATTTTAGGGCAGGTGGGGGTATTCCATTTTTTGCTGTGCCTGCCGGAGAATTGCATAATCAGATCCTATCGCTGGACGAATTGTGGAATTACCGCGCTACAGAACTACGCGATCGCCTACTCGAAGCCTCAACCATTCAAACTCGTTTCGTTGTTTTAGAGCAATTTCTCCTAAGTTTGATACGATTGCCTGAACGCCATGCATCTGTTGATTTTGCGTTACGGGAATTTGAGCGATCGCATTCATCTACCGTCAGTACGGTAACTGAGCAAATTGGTTTTAGTGCTCGTCATTTTAACCGACTCTTCCGCGATCGCGTAGGCCTAAGCCCTAAGCTGTTTTGTCGGGTGCAACGCTTGCGACAAGTCCTTAATCTGTTATCTAAAAAGTCTTCCGCCGACTGGATAGATATAGCTTTAAGCTGTGGCTATTTTGATCAAGCCCACTTTATTCATGACTTTCGTAGCTTTGCTGATTGTACCCCTACAGACTACCTCAAATACCGAGGTCTTCATCCCCAACATATAGTATTGCCTAATTGA
- a CDS encoding DUF6022 family protein, which produces MNSSQIVLSDNNNSDIYAIGRYIANHITENWQTLLLKNQDKLLNAFNKAGDMAYGAYCYKLFRPVHQQLKYAGLHPSPWFPGDFNISREWGNANQSDQQRWMWSTIKSNEGKALGTIVTIIFHDHTQFRLPHQPQVIALTETSKEGVVKVLSKRSTDFKNALEFQIEYAEYLHSLENEG; this is translated from the coding sequence ATGAACTCATCACAAATCGTTCTCTCAGACAACAACAATAGCGATATTTATGCGATTGGTCGCTACATTGCGAATCATATTACTGAAAACTGGCAAACTCTTCTCCTCAAAAATCAGGATAAGTTACTAAATGCATTTAACAAAGCTGGTGATATGGCGTATGGCGCATATTGCTACAAACTGTTTCGCCCTGTTCACCAACAGCTTAAATATGCTGGGTTGCACCCCTCACCTTGGTTTCCTGGGGATTTTAACATCTCAAGAGAATGGGGTAATGCCAATCAAAGCGATCAGCAGCGCTGGATGTGGAGCACAATTAAATCAAATGAAGGAAAGGCACTAGGAACGATTGTCACAATTATCTTTCACGACCACACGCAGTTTCGCCTCCCTCATCAACCGCAAGTAATTGCTTTAACAGAAACTAGTAAGGAAGGAGTTGTCAAAGTACTGTCAAAGCGTTCCACCGATTTCAAAAATGCACTTGAATTTCAGATTGAGTATGCAGAGTATCTGCACAGCTTAGAAAACGAAGGTTGA
- a CDS encoding protein-arginine deiminase family protein, translating into MRNLLQVETFNELHSRSLGKNRDYEDILVVDQPLQISLKNLAPSDSSIVSFKIQGEIEVYSSANQLIDTQTPVPLKQTPNITLIARTFSDRLKDRSLQITFQDVAGRQLSQVQLKLTCLRICLDVDADRDGIIEENNPHKGDWQWGVNGHGAILVTTTDRDLVHSDSEYNKNNIKGLLDLKDSSFMIVRRVGSKNLPSGCEIYLSISQDTAKRICIYDEIDKSGYELIGSKRTTAKIKDTDRDILLAIKGLSYPDVDFDGMVEITLNLTKDGETIYSDRVVFRVAPWMMTPNTLPPITVFVSRLSTGVNKEFIEDLRKVVGKAKVQLDPVPLEFHKDDPWMRDEIEIGYTQAPGKFIHVVLDSPRDRGLDHFAKRKLIGSDFGYVIRKSRRPATKLDSFGNLEVSPPVTVKGVSYPFGRLIFGGTRQDIIQKPRRKLKVLRDFFFAQKIQAPLEIFSDWLSVGHIDEFMTFVPAPHPKGFQLLLASPKKCYDLLYRLRDEGHSHVLLRQGKQLYKKPADISVAEVLDNQELAHHNQRYQEHINWNREVLKEKLDLSEEDIIDIPALFQDDGDGRAETFFPNMVNMIVLKQHLAIPKPFGPQVDAQCQFEAYVKEVLEPLDLVCHFIDDWDPYFRGGGEIHCGTNTSRQPFAQKWWEIEPTFFKYS; encoded by the coding sequence ATGAGAAATTTATTACAAGTTGAAACATTTAATGAGCTTCATTCACGTTCTCTAGGAAAAAATAGGGACTATGAAGATATTTTAGTTGTCGACCAACCACTGCAAATATCCTTAAAAAATCTTGCTCCTTCTGACAGTTCCATTGTTAGTTTCAAAATACAGGGAGAAATCGAAGTTTATTCTAGCGCAAATCAACTCATTGATACACAAACACCGGTTCCTCTCAAACAAACTCCTAATATTACTCTTATAGCGAGAACCTTTAGCGATCGCCTAAAAGATCGCTCTTTACAAATAACCTTCCAAGATGTTGCTGGTCGTCAACTGAGTCAAGTTCAACTTAAGCTAACTTGTCTCCGGATTTGTCTAGATGTGGATGCAGATCGAGATGGCATTATTGAAGAAAATAATCCTCATAAAGGAGATTGGCAATGGGGAGTTAATGGTCATGGTGCAATTCTAGTAACTACTACTGATCGCGACCTTGTTCATTCTGATAGTGAATATAACAAAAACAATATTAAAGGACTGCTGGATCTAAAAGATTCAAGCTTTATGATCGTTCGCAGAGTTGGCTCAAAAAATTTACCTTCTGGGTGTGAGATTTATTTATCAATTAGCCAAGATACTGCTAAGCGAATTTGTATTTATGACGAAATAGATAAAAGTGGCTATGAATTAATTGGATCGAAGAGAACAACAGCAAAAATTAAAGATACTGACAGAGACATTCTCTTGGCTATCAAGGGATTAAGTTATCCCGACGTTGATTTCGATGGCATGGTTGAGATTACTTTAAATCTCACGAAAGATGGAGAAACAATCTACAGCGATCGCGTAGTTTTTCGAGTTGCTCCTTGGATGATGACTCCTAATACCTTACCTCCAATAACTGTTTTTGTTTCTCGTTTATCCACCGGAGTTAACAAAGAATTTATTGAAGACCTGAGAAAAGTTGTTGGCAAAGCCAAAGTACAACTAGATCCTGTTCCGCTTGAGTTTCATAAAGACGATCCTTGGATGCGAGATGAAATTGAAATTGGTTACACTCAAGCACCAGGAAAATTCATTCATGTAGTACTTGATTCACCTCGCGATCGTGGATTAGATCACTTCGCCAAACGCAAACTAATAGGAAGTGATTTCGGATATGTGATTCGCAAAAGCCGCCGTCCAGCTACAAAGTTAGACTCTTTTGGAAATTTAGAAGTTTCGCCGCCAGTAACCGTCAAGGGTGTTAGTTATCCCTTTGGGCGTCTGATCTTTGGAGGAACGCGTCAAGACATCATTCAAAAGCCGCGCCGCAAGTTAAAAGTCTTACGGGATTTTTTCTTTGCCCAAAAAATTCAAGCCCCTTTGGAAATCTTTTCTGATTGGCTGAGTGTAGGGCATATAGATGAATTTATGACCTTTGTTCCTGCTCCTCACCCTAAAGGATTTCAGCTACTTTTAGCTAGTCCTAAAAAGTGTTATGACCTTCTCTACCGTTTACGAGATGAAGGACATTCTCACGTATTATTGCGGCAAGGAAAACAACTTTACAAAAAGCCTGCTGATATCAGTGTGGCAGAGGTTCTTGACAATCAAGAATTAGCTCATCATAACCAGCGCTATCAGGAACATATTAACTGGAATCGAGAGGTTTTAAAAGAGAAATTAGATCTGAGTGAAGAAGACATTATCGATATACCTGCTTTGTTTCAAGATGATGGTGATGGACGAGCAGAAACTTTTTTCCCTAACATGGTCAATATGATCGTTCTCAAGCAGCATCTTGCTATTCCCAAACCATTTGGTCCCCAGGTTGATGCTCAATGTCAATTTGAAGCTTATGTTAAAGAAGTTTTAGAACCTTTGGACTTAGTTTGCCACTTTATTGATGATTGGGATCCTTATTTTCGAGGAGGAGGAGAAATTCATTGTGGTACTAATACTAGCCGACAACCTTTTGCTCAAAAATGGTGGGAGATTGAACCGACATTCTTCAAGTATTCTTAA
- a CDS encoding DOPA 4,5-dioxygenase family protein, with the protein MEFQDISLIKGYHAHVYFDEATVEQAKALCEEAGKLFQVTVGRMHHKRVGPHPSWSCQLAFDRNNYANLLSWLALNRKGLTILIHPLTGNDLKDHTDYASWMGEPQALKLDVL; encoded by the coding sequence ATGGAATTTCAGGATATTAGTTTGATTAAAGGGTATCACGCCCACGTGTACTTCGATGAAGCAACCGTTGAGCAAGCCAAAGCTTTGTGTGAAGAAGCAGGTAAACTATTTCAAGTAACTGTTGGTCGGATGCATCATAAGAGAGTTGGACCACATCCGAGTTGGAGTTGCCAGCTTGCTTTTGACCGTAATAACTATGCAAATTTGCTGTCTTGGCTGGCTCTCAATAGAAAGGGTCTAACAATTCTAATTCATCCTTTAACAGGAAACGATTTAAAAGACCATACCGATTATGCTTCGTGGATGGGAGAGCCACAGGCTTTAAAACTTGATGTGCTTTGA
- a CDS encoding YybH family protein, whose protein sequence is MTDSSDKEAILAVNEAFYRAFSNRELGSMSLLWWQGSTSLCIHPGGRVLTGWETIQASWESIFRNTESLEIDIEIIKVEIDQAIAYVIVQEIVLQSSRGRKVKAPSIATNIFQKMAQKWYLVHHHGSPIMR, encoded by the coding sequence ATGACTGATTCATCTGATAAAGAAGCAATTCTAGCGGTCAATGAAGCCTTTTACCGTGCCTTCTCCAATAGGGAACTCGGCAGCATGAGTCTTCTGTGGTGGCAAGGCTCAACCAGTTTGTGCATCCATCCAGGTGGAAGAGTTCTGACAGGATGGGAAACGATTCAAGCCTCCTGGGAATCTATCTTTCGCAATACTGAGTCATTAGAAATAGATATAGAAATTATCAAGGTAGAAATTGACCAAGCCATTGCTTATGTAATCGTCCAAGAAATAGTGTTGCAGTCAAGCCGAGGTCGAAAAGTAAAAGCACCATCAATAGCAACTAATATCTTTCAAAAGATGGCACAAAAATGGTATTTAGTTCATCATCATGGTAGTCCAATCATGCGCTAG
- a CDS encoding filamentous hemagglutinin N-terminal domain-containing protein, whose protein sequence is MIQRSWCGWQLKLAGEIAFVGVVAGSDRAYAQVTADPSLGTTVTVNGNTFEITNGTTVGDKNLCFSNFSIPNGGTAHFFNAPAITNILARVTSGSPSDIQGLIRAEGNAKSVLTSLQAHLLSPMELSSILVPSVKAMQGM, encoded by the coding sequence GTGATTCAGAGAAGTTGGTGCGGTTGGCAATTAAAGTTAGCAGGTGAGATTGCTTTTGTTGGGGTAGTAGCAGGAAGCGATCGCGCATATGCTCAAGTCACTGCTGATCCTTCGTTGGGAACTACTGTGACAGTCAACGGCAACACCTTTGAAATTACGAATGGCACAACCGTTGGGGACAAAAATCTATGTTTTAGTAATTTCAGTATTCCCAACGGTGGAACAGCGCACTTCTTCAATGCGCCTGCGATCACCAATATTTTAGCGCGAGTCACAAGTGGTAGCCCCTCAGATATTCAAGGACTGATTCGGGCAGAAGGCAATGCTAAATCTGTATTAACATCACTACAGGCTCACTTGCTCTCACCAATGGAGCTGTCATCAATTCTAGTACCTTCGGTCAAGGCAATGCAGGGAATGTAA
- a CDS encoding NAD(P)/FAD-dependent oxidoreductase — MKTYDWIVIGGGITGAALSYELVQQGFAVLLLEKDAIPHNATYYSYGGLAYWSGTTDLTRQLCQEGITRHRLLSQELNADTEFRELDLLLTIEQDENPEVVAASYAEVAIPPQLLSVDEACELEPLLNQDAIAGALTVKHGHIHAAKIAEAYIQAFLHAGGTMYVGQVWELLREGQRITGVKTKTNTYHSANTVVCAGGFSRALLKSAGVSVPVYFTHTEIIATPPVDIELRTLVMPANLKRFQLEAESTKDDSVWDVIGEPLPPILDAGAIQFRDRRLYIGQISRTIAEPFAPIDAMSSEAALRNSIGKILPKLKNLPGTWHHCLVAFSSDRLPLIGAIPNLEGIHIFSGFSNPLILIPPLAQRFAHAVAGQHDEIILQLTPQRS; from the coding sequence ATGAAAACTTATGACTGGATTGTAATCGGCGGTGGAATTACAGGAGCAGCGCTAAGCTATGAGTTGGTTCAACAAGGCTTTGCTGTATTACTCCTCGAAAAAGACGCAATACCGCACAATGCTACTTACTATAGTTATGGTGGCTTGGCATATTGGTCAGGGACAACAGATTTAACTAGACAACTTTGTCAAGAAGGAATTACTCGTCACCGCCTGCTGTCTCAAGAGTTAAACGCAGATACCGAGTTTCGCGAATTAGATTTACTTCTGACAATTGAGCAAGATGAAAACCCTGAAGTAGTAGCTGCATCTTATGCCGAGGTTGCTATTCCACCACAATTACTGAGTGTGGATGAAGCGTGCGAGTTAGAACCACTACTGAATCAAGATGCGATCGCAGGGGCGCTTACAGTTAAACACGGTCATATTCATGCAGCTAAAATTGCCGAAGCATATATCCAAGCTTTTTTACATGCTGGTGGGACAATGTATGTAGGGCAGGTGTGGGAGTTGCTGCGAGAAGGTCAACGCATTACAGGAGTGAAAACAAAAACAAATACTTATCACTCTGCTAATACCGTAGTGTGTGCAGGTGGCTTTAGTCGCGCATTACTTAAATCAGCCGGAGTTTCCGTTCCAGTGTATTTTACCCATACAGAAATTATTGCAACTCCACCTGTTGATATTGAGTTGCGAACATTGGTTATGCCAGCTAACTTGAAAAGGTTTCAGTTAGAAGCTGAATCGACAAAAGACGACAGTGTGTGGGATGTCATTGGGGAACCGTTACCACCAATTCTGGATGCAGGGGCAATTCAGTTTCGCGATCGCCGTTTATACATTGGTCAAATCAGTCGTACGATCGCAGAACCATTCGCACCCATTGATGCAATGAGTAGTGAAGCTGCCCTCAGAAACAGTATTGGCAAAATTTTACCAAAACTCAAAAACTTACCAGGAACATGGCATCATTGCCTTGTTGCCTTTAGTAGCGATCGTCTACCCTTAATAGGCGCTATTCCCAACCTTGAAGGTATCCACATCTTCTCCGGTTTTAGCAATCCCTTAATCCTCATCCCACCTCTAGCACAACGATTTGCGCATGCAGTAGCAGGCCAACACGACGAAATTATTCTCCAGTTAACCCCACAACGCAGCTAG
- a CDS encoding site-specific integrase has product MYEPKTRKGKANLYKTDKNTYAVNLPVEIASSIFNKPRKRIALHLSADSRESTTKALNHLEKIQQLLDSQNWSELLAYEECLKPKIIRGEFTKKTLQSLWEDYKRAKQDSWEISYIEGDIKETTEVLNSMHDVYLDSNLDDVINHLMAVTTIKQVKRRLKQISACLTWGKKRRVVHDNPLPEFVATLSTKKRNDEETNICPFTIAERDLIIDAFRCGKFERYSGTHTQYADYIEFLFLSGTRTSEALGLRWDHIDFDKKVIRLQEARVLATSGKRKGNIQKKGLKTQKQRLLPMSHRLYELLLARKECCSDLSQNIFEDIDHHSFRSAAYKTVLKGLGITYRKPYQTRHTFITILANHSDLKLHQVAKICGTTTKMIEDHYLATNVDIMQLPNI; this is encoded by the coding sequence ATGTACGAACCGAAAACACGCAAGGGAAAAGCCAATCTCTATAAAACCGATAAAAATACCTACGCGGTCAACTTACCTGTTGAAATCGCCAGCAGCATCTTCAATAAGCCAAGGAAGCGAATCGCTCTGCACCTGAGTGCTGATTCCAGAGAAAGCACTACAAAAGCTCTAAATCACCTTGAAAAAATTCAGCAATTACTTGATAGCCAAAATTGGAGTGAATTACTTGCTTATGAAGAATGTCTAAAACCTAAGATTATTCGTGGTGAATTCACTAAAAAAACGCTACAAAGCCTATGGGAAGATTACAAACGGGCTAAGCAAGATAGCTGGGAAATTTCTTATATCGAAGGCGATATCAAAGAGACTACGGAAGTATTGAATTCAATGCATGATGTGTATCTCGATTCAAATTTGGATGATGTCATAAATCACCTAATGGCAGTCACCACAATTAAACAAGTTAAGCGCCGTCTCAAACAAATTTCAGCTTGTCTAACTTGGGGTAAAAAACGCCGAGTAGTACACGATAATCCCCTACCCGAATTTGTTGCGACACTCTCAACGAAAAAGCGCAATGACGAAGAAACTAATATTTGTCCATTTACAATCGCGGAAAGAGATTTGATTATTGACGCTTTTAGATGTGGCAAGTTTGAAAGATATAGTGGTACTCACACTCAATATGCAGATTATATTGAATTTCTATTTCTATCTGGAACGCGCACAAGCGAGGCTTTAGGATTGAGATGGGATCATATTGATTTTGATAAGAAAGTTATTCGGCTGCAAGAAGCCAGGGTTTTAGCAACTTCTGGTAAACGCAAAGGTAATATTCAAAAAAAAGGATTGAAAACACAAAAGCAGCGCCTTTTACCAATGAGTCACCGCCTTTATGAGTTACTCTTAGCAAGAAAAGAATGTTGCTCTGATTTATCTCAAAATATCTTTGAAGATATCGATCACCATAGCTTTAGAAGTGCTGCTTACAAAACTGTGCTAAAAGGATTAGGGATTACCTATAGAAAGCCGTATCAAACGCGGCATACTTTCATTACTATCTTGGCTAATCACTCTGATTTAAAGTTGCACCAAGTCGCTAAAATCTGCGGGACAACAACCAAAATGATTGAGGATCATTATCTGGCAACGAACGTGGACATCATGCAATTACCAAATATTTGA
- a CDS encoding helix-turn-helix transcriptional regulator — MGKQGLHKPTRLTPREEEISLLVLKGLGNKEIAEKLIISRRSVEGHLNTIYAKFGVRTRLELLAIAVVELRPLSIILEELQNY, encoded by the coding sequence ATGGGGAAGCAAGGACTTCACAAACCAACCAGACTTACTCCTAGGGAAGAAGAAATTTCTTTGCTTGTATTGAAAGGATTAGGGAATAAAGAAATCGCCGAGAAACTAATAATTTCAAGGAGATCCGTAGAAGGGCATTTGAATACTATTTATGCAAAATTTGGTGTGAGAACCCGACTTGAGCTACTTGCTATTGCTGTGGTTGAACTTAGACCTTTATCTATTATCCTTGAAGAGTTGCAAAATTATTAG
- a CDS encoding ribbon-helix-helix domain-containing protein, whose protein sequence is MNKNKRFTDNLNSIRVKPEQHEALKVLSEKWQTSLSHLVRLAIVEFLEKHGVDV, encoded by the coding sequence ATGAACAAAAACAAAAGATTTACCGACAATCTAAACTCAATTAGAGTTAAACCCGAACAGCATGAAGCCTTAAAAGTGTTATCCGAAAAATGGCAAACTTCGCTTAGCCATTTAGTTAGATTGGCAATTGTAGAATTTTTAGAAAAGCACGGTGTTGACGTGTAA
- the brnA gene encoding type II toxin-antitoxin system BrnA family antitoxin, whose amino-acid sequence MKASEFDEKFDSGEDITEFLDLSRASRPGHLLKRVNVDFPAWMIDALDREAQRLGVTRQSIIKMWLAERLEARQ is encoded by the coding sequence ATGAAGGCAAGTGAGTTTGATGAAAAATTTGATTCTGGCGAAGACATTACCGAATTTTTAGATTTATCAAGAGCGTCGCGTCCTGGGCACTTACTCAAGCGAGTAAACGTTGACTTCCCTGCGTGGATGATTGATGCACTTGATCGAGAAGCTCAGAGATTAGGTGTCACCAGGCAATCAATTATCAAGATGTGGTTAGCGGAGCGATTAGAAGCGCGTCAATAA
- a CDS encoding ribbon-helix-helix protein, CopG family, with product MAKTSEVKRTTLRLPEDTLAKLQKLADEQGITLTAALQKAIATEDYVRGEIKQGGKILVEKPNHTFSEVVFR from the coding sequence ATGGCAAAAACATCTGAGGTTAAGAGAACAACACTTAGGTTACCTGAAGACACGCTAGCAAAGCTTCAAAAGCTCGCTGATGAGCAGGGCATAACGCTCACTGCGGCTTTGCAAAAAGCGATCGCTACGGAAGATTATGTGCGTGGTGAAATCAAGCAAGGAGGGAAGATTCTTGTTGAGAAGCCCAATCACACTTTCTCTGAAGTTGTCTTTCGGTAA
- a CDS encoding helix-turn-helix domain-containing protein: MSRNPHIGSSFDDLLEEEGIIAEVEAIALKRAIAWQVKQAMAEKKLTKTALAKQMKTSRSSIDRLLDPDNPSVTIDTIERAAAVVGKRVRMELVDANERLPQLANH; this comes from the coding sequence ATGAGCAGAAATCCGCATATTGGTTCATCTTTTGACGACCTGTTGGAAGAAGAAGGAATAATTGCCGAAGTAGAAGCGATCGCACTCAAACGAGCGATCGCTTGGCAAGTGAAACAGGCGATGGCAGAAAAGAAACTAACTAAGACAGCGCTAGCAAAGCAGATGAAAACAAGCAGATCGTCGATTGATCGGTTGCTAGACCCAGACAACCCATCCGTAACGATAGACACAATTGAACGTGCTGCTGCGGTAGTTGGCAAGCGAGTGCGGATGGAATTGGTAGATGCTAACGAGAGGCTGCCTCAACTAGCGAATCACTAG